In Thermococcus celericrescens, the sequence AGTCCCTCTAGCCCATGGCAGGAAGCACCTCTCGTAGTAATCGACCACTGCGTCGTCGTAGCGGGGCACTATCCTCACGGTCGCACGTTCGATGAGCTCCCCGCAGCGGGCCTCTATGGTGTGTTCCCCAACTTCCAGGGTCAGGGTAAAGTCCCTGCCCTTTCCTGCCGGCTTTCCATCAACGTAAAGCTCCGCCTTTCCCTCGCACTCGATGCTCAGCTCCACCGTTTCCCCCTCCCTGAATACTGGAATGCCGTTGTTGAAGATAATCTTCAGAACCTTCTCTGCCTCCATTTTCTCCGGTTTTCTTCTCACGAGACGGTATCTGACTATCAGTGCACCGATAACCAGAGCTATGGCAATGTAGGTCCAGGGGATTCCCCGTTTTCTGGCTATCACGACGTGGAACCTCCCGCTCGCGGGCAGGTAGTAGGATGAGCCGTCGAAGGCAACGACCACCGTTGCGTTGGTTTCATCCTCCTGCACAGGAACTTCGAGGGTGGCTATTCCAGAACCGTTGGTCATTACCCGCATCGCGAAGCCGTCCACGCTGACGTTGAGGTAAACCCCGCTTACCGGATTGTTGGCGGAATCAACGACCCTGAACCTCAGCGCCGCGGTTTTTTCGCCCTCCGCCCTCGGCGTCAGGAGCTCTATTTCCACCGGTGAAAGAACCGCCACCGTTGTTCTCCCCAGTGTTCTGGTGCCGTGGCGGAATTCCACGGACCTTTCCCCGACCGTCTGGAAGGGTTCGATCGTCAGCTCAAAGCTTCCGTTGGTCACGTCTATCGGATAGGTCTTCCCCGGAAACACGTAGGCCTGAAGGGCCGCACCTTCAATCCCAACGACCTTTCCGCTGATTCTGATGGGCTCCCCGATTTCTCCGGTTATCCTCTCTGGAACCTCCAGCTCAACGGTCGCCACCGTGACGTTCATGGCGGATGGGGAGTAAACGGGACTTCCGGGGTACCTCACGGTCAGCACGTGCCTCTCAATCGTGGGGAGCTGGAGAACCAGGGAGAACCTGCCGTCCGCGAGGGCGGTGGTCTCTCCGAGGGGCCTTCCATCGAGGTAGTATTCGATGCTGACATTGGCTATCGGTCTCCCAGCCCCGCTGAGGAGGCTGCCGATGACCGTGACGTTGCCGGGTCTGGCCAGGATCAGCCCGGGCATCGAGAATCTGGCCAGCCCCCTGACTTCGACCGTGAATGTGGCCCCGGAGGGGAGGTAGGGGTATCCAATGGGAGTGAGGTAGTATATGAAGACCTGCTTAGTTCCGGGGGAGAGGTACACCGGGATTTTAACGGGGAGCGTGAAGGTCCCGTTGGATGCGTTTGCGTAGCCTATTAGGACGTCCCTTTCCCTGTCGTTTATGAACGCCGCCACTCTTCCCCGGCGCGGTCGTTCACCCGTGACACTGCCCTCCACGGTTCCGTTTATAACGAACGAGTCTCCAGCGGTCACCGCTCTCGGTACCTCTGCTTTTATTTCGGTTCGCTCCATGACGAAAACCGGGAGGTGGAGGTTGTATTCATCCGCGCCCCGCATGACCGTGAGGTTCTCGATGTGCCAGCCGTTTGGGTAGTCGTCGGGTGGAATTAGCCTGACGTACACCTTGGTCTCGTTCTGCAGGGTTTCGATGGAGAACCAGGAATCCACCAGCGGGGATTCCGTTTTGAGGCCCACCTCCCCGGTGCCTGGCACGGTGAGCTCCACCGTAAGCGCATCGTTCTTGCGCAGGTACGCCGTGACCGGGTCGGGCAGGGCGCTCACGTTTCCAGGGACAGTCACCGGGATGATCCGGGTCAGTGAGTTTCCTTCCCTATCCGTTGCCCTGACCATGACGGGATAGTAGCCTGGCTCCTCAAAGGGGCCCACCGTCAGGTTGTATATCCCCGACTCCCTG encodes:
- a CDS encoding transglutaminase domain-containing protein, producing the protein MVRRKYIAFLTLTLLSLLLVSIVLGPALIEAPPGTKSIEEILSPKLPPGNETNETGPPAEVPASPHFVLLVTGAAHTHYLRLNVYTDYTDGRWTTGNATRVPSGVIAPPEIKVPHHAERDRITVVSFLPLSGNLFTPLYTTRVDGAGAEVVPEYNLFRTPLNVTAYSLSAVGYTFDMPYLANLTAGNQTEYLSAPNDTRLAALAESITTGARSDYWKALSIVRYLASNYRHVENVTPPEGADRLTWFLFESKAGSSYDFASAFVLLARLNGLPSRLVEGVYIDAVPQTQVVTEKNRHFWAEVYFKDAGWLVFDPLHPTDQNVYMPFELEAPEVLMPLEPGSSGTVTIKFERVASGGNASVAVDVPTLGRIALIRESGIYNLTVGPFEEPGYYPVMVRATDREGNSLTRIIPVTVPGNVSALPDPVTAYLRKNDALTVELTVPGTGEVGLKTESPLVDSWFSIETLQNETKVYVRLIPPDDYPNGWHIENLTVMRGADEYNLHLPVFVMERTEIKAEVPRAVTAGDSFVINGTVEGSVTGERPRRGRVAAFINDRERDVLIGYANASNGTFTLPVKIPVYLSPGTKQVFIYYLTPIGYPYLPSGATFTVEVRGLARFSMPGLILARPGNVTVIGSLLSGAGRPIANVSIEYYLDGRPLGETTALADGRFSLVLQLPTIERHVLTVRYPGSPVYSPSAMNVTVATVELEVPERITGEIGEPIRISGKVVGIEGAALQAYVFPGKTYPIDVTNGSFELTIEPFQTVGERSVEFRHGTRTLGRTTVAVLSPVEIELLTPRAEGEKTAALRFRVVDSANNPVSGVYLNVSVDGFAMRVMTNGSGIATLEVPVQEDETNATVVVAFDGSSYYLPASGRFHVVIARKRGIPWTYIAIALVIGALIVRYRLVRRKPEKMEAEKVLKIIFNNGIPVFREGETVELSIECEGKAELYVDGKPAGKGRDFTLTLEVGEHTIEARCGELIERATVRIVPRYDDAVVDYYERCFLPWARGTGLDVEGMTPREIAAALTDMMYPWEPLDTLTEVFESAKYSTVEVSRGEFIKFYRSLLELVGGGCIV